A single genomic interval of Cucumis sativus cultivar 9930 chromosome 5, Cucumber_9930_V3, whole genome shotgun sequence harbors:
- the LOC101220291 gene encoding ubiquitin carboxyl-terminal hydrolase MINDY-1, with the protein MASSSSPEESLNQPPQEPHQHPLKDKEKEKEKEKECVYKTKPIQFLGRPTPIVLQNDNGPCPLLAICNVLLLRNNLNLGPDATEVSQEKLLSLVAERLIDSNSNVDNKDAGFVENQQQNIADAIDLLPRLATGIDVNIKFRRIDDFEFTPECAIFDLLDIPLYHGWIVDPQDHETASSIDSKSYNAIMEELVALETQHMEEQCKNNPEDDCIDFVAATTATLGVPSPNLSKVRSFDESPRSISDEQPVRKGDLEEEAELLKALRLSESETPILIDNHGVPSAEGNTKSTKLDEEPSPGKVSVIEDVEKTIVKDICAADNNLNEQSDSLTADTGKTSVSKSDADVSPFPNATEQVSSSPLKTDAGEHLDQAVESEGHMIFPDMLEKDNHETLVQTVTSSGRDGALANESHENTSPMNDNNPFPAASETVDHRPVDKEDPTEVSGPSPSINCTDSVDGTIQCIEAPEGLTSSVGSEPIYEGEECILDPRSTVLEDREPVYEGEVVLAEQGCGSSINFRNIQSKVEISPKQGELIRNFLKNNASQLTFYGLFCLQDGLKERELCVFFRNNHFSTMFKLDGQLYLLATDQGYIHQPDLVWEKLNEVNGDTLFMTSNFKEFKVESPSNESWDEQNAMTSTADYLASIDATKHAGMDLNSDLQLAIALQQQEFEQQPQRQNVQQPSSGGSSRLVVGPQVSRTSSKTPPSSSSRTDTKSKEKCSVM; encoded by the exons ATGgcgtcttcttcttcccccGAAGAATCTCTAAATCAACCACCACAAGAACCCCACCAACACCCACTCAAAGataaggaaaaggaaaaggaaaaggaaaaagagtgCGTTTACAAGACCAAACCCATTCAATTTCTTGGTCGCCCTACGCCTATTGTTCTCCAGAACGACAATGGCCCTTGCCCTCTTCTAGCCATAT GTAATGTTCTCTTGTTGCGGAACAACTTAAATTTGGGTCCGGATGCAACTGAAGTATCACAGGAAAAATTGTTATCTCTGGTTGCTGAACGACTGATTGATTCGAATAGTAATGTCGat AATAAAGATGCTGGTTTTGTTGAGAATCAACAGCAGAACATTGCTGATGCCATTGATCTGCTGCCACGTCTAGCAACAGGGATAGATGTAAATATTAAGTTTAGGAG AATTGACGATTTTGAATTCACTCCAGAATGTGCGATTTTTGATTTGCTGGATATTCCTCTATATCATGGTTGGATAGTTGATCCGCAG GATCATGAGACTGCTAGTTCAATTGATTCCAAGTCCTACAATGCTATCATGGAGGAGCTTGTTGCTCTGGAAACGCAACACATGGAGGAGCAGTGTAAGAACAATCCTGAAGATGAttgtattgattttgttgCTGCAACAACAGCCACACTTGGAGTTCCGTCGCCAAATCTTTCAAAAGTTAGATCTTTTGATGAATCACCTCGTTCAATCTCTGATGAGCAACCAGTGAGAAAAGGGGATCTTGAAGAAGAGGCAGAGTTATTGAAAGCCTTGAGATTGTCTGAATCTGAAACACCAATCTTAATAGATAATCATGGTGTGCCCAGTGCTGAGGGGAACACTAAATCTACTAAACTGGATGAGGAGCCATCTCCTGGAAAGGTTTCAGTCATAGAGGATGTAGAGAAGACCATAGTAAAAGACATCTGTGCTGCAGACAATAATCTTAATGAACAGTCAGATTCATTGACTGCAGATACTGGCAAAACCTCAGTAAGTAAGAGTGATGCAGATGTTTCACCTTTTCCCAATGCCACAGAGCAAGTAAGCTCTTCACCATTGAAGACTGATGCCGGGGAACACCTTGATCAGGCTGTGGAGTCTGAAGGGCATATGATTTTCCCTGATATGTTGGAGAAGGACAATCATGAAACATTGGTTCAGACTGTCACCAGTTCTGGAAGAGATGGTGCATTAGCAAATGAGAGTCACGAGAATACTTCTCCAATGAATGATAATAACCCTTTTCCAGCTGCTAGTGAAACAGTTGATCATAGACCAGTTGACAAGGAAGACCCAACCGAAGTATCTGGGCCATCTCCATCTATTAATTGTACAGATTCAGTAGATGGTACAATCCAATGTATTGAGGCACCTGAAGGTTTGACTTCATCTGTTGGTAGTGAGCCCATATATGAAGGTGAGGAATGTATATTGGATCCAAGAAGTACAGTTCTTGAAGATCGAGAGCCTGTATATGAAGGTGAAGTGGTTCTTGCAGAACAGGGATGTGGAAGCTCCATAAATTTCCGTAATATACAGTCAAAGGTTGAAATTAGTCCAAAACAAG GGGAGCTGATCaggaattttttaaagaacaatGCAAGTCAGCTAACATTTTATGG CCTTTTCTGCTTACAAGATGGTCTTAAGGAGCGTGAGCTTTGTGTTTTTTTCCGTAATAACCACTTCAGCACCATGTTCAAG CTTGATGGCCAGCTTTATCTTTTAGCTACAGACCAAGGTTACATTCATCAACCTGATTTGGTGTGGGAAAAGCTAAATGAG GTAAATGGAGACACTTTATTTATGACGAGTAATTTCAAAGAATTCAAAGTAGAAAGTCCTTCAAATGAGTCTTGGGATGAACAAAATGCCATGACAAGCACAGCG GACTATCTTGCAAGCATTGATGCTACTAAACATGCCGGAATGGATTTGAA TTCTGACCTGCAACTAGCAATAGCCCTGCAACAGCAAGAGTTTGAACAACAACCACAGCGACAAAATGTGCAGCAGCCATCTTCAGGCGGCAGTTCAAGGCTGGTCGTGGGTCCTCAG GTGTCTAGAACTAGTAGCAAAACCCCGCCGTCTTCTTCCTCAAGGACTGACACGAAATCAAAGGAAAAGTGCAGTGTGATGTGA